CGGCAGGTTAAGCGCATCGGGCTTCTCGTAATAACCCGACAAGGTGAATTCCCGCAGCGAGGTCAGGCTGTTCACCGCCTTTACCGAGCCAAGCTGATTTAAGGAAGCCAGGCGGAGCGAGGTCAGAGAGGTTTTGCCGGCCAGACGCTCCAGACTGGAGAAGCTTAAGTTCTCAATATCCAGCGTTTGCAGCGCAGGCATATTCTGCACGAAGTCGATGGACTTCACATTGGTCAGATAAGACAACCGGAGCTCCTGCAGTCCTGTTAATGCATAGAGCGGCTGCAAGTCAGTGACCTCACTGTAATGAATCGCCAGGGAGGACAGCCCGGTCATGGATGACAACCAATCCAGATCATTGACATACGTCAGCGACAGGGACTTCAACGGCAGCTTGCTCAGCAGATGGAAGTCGGTGACGGACTCATCCGCATAAGTAATAGACAGGGAGCTTAGGTTAGGGAATTCCAGCAGCAGAGCCAGCTCCTGATTACTGCGCAGCTGCGTGGACAGCTCCGTAATCTTGGATTTATCCCCGAAATAACCGGAGAAGGTGCTGAACGATTCGTTGAAGGCGCCGCCGTAGCTTTTTAGTCCGGGTATATGGGCAAATGTGGTCTGATCCGTCTGGGAAATCTCGTAGGTTCCGTTCAGGTCAAGTGCTGTCAGTCCCGTGAACGCTTCGAAATCCCGCTGGTCAATCCGCTGGGTATTCAGTTTTTTATCCTGGGTCACATAAGTGAGCTTCTCAGCCTGTGCATCGCTGAACGGATCGGAGAAGCTGTAGGTGAATTCCCAATGGTCATTGTCCGTATAGTCCACGCTCAGATAGCGCAGACTCGCTATTTCCTCTTCAGCCGGCAGGGCAGAGCCTTTACCCAGAATCTCCCGCAGGAAGGTGAGCAGCACCTCACTCTCGGGCATCGTCCGTACAGACTGAGTAGCCTTGGTTGCCTGCTGCGGAGAGCTTAGGCTGTAATAGACATATGTACCGACCGCGCCGCCCAGCACCAGCAGCAGGACCAGCACCAGCCTTATAGGGATGGAGATCGAAACGGGCGGCTTCGGCGCGGTCTTAGGAGGGGGCGTCCCGTGATAATGGTTAATGGTCTGATCGACATAGTAGACATTATTTTGCTTTAGCAGAAGCTCGGTCTGGCAATAAGGACATTTGAGAATCGCGCCTTCTTTGTATTCAATTCTTCCGCTGCAATTGGGACAATTCAACGGGATAAATGCCACGGGCCGCAGCCTCCTTCATGATGTGATGATATTCCAGTGATCTTATCGGAATTTACGTGAGTTTCGCTGATTTGTTCCAACATTCTCCGGCTCATCATGTCGCGCAGATGATTTTTGAAGGAAGGAACGCCCTTTGCTGTCCAGGAAGATCTTATGGAGAAAGGTGTTATTCTCAACTAGCTCAAGCGCACGGAGCAGGGAAGCTCTGGACGGAAAGGTGCCGTTCTCTTCCACAGCGTAGCAGTTTTCAATTAATTGCGCCATCTGCATTTCAATGCATTGATCAAGCAGCTTCAGAGAAACTTTAAAATGCCGTAGCGCCAAAAAAATGCCTCTTACAGAATGTAAGAGGTAATCTCAGATTTATTCATTAGTCTGCACGATCATATCGCGCAGAACATCATAGGCAATAGGTAGAGTAGTAAAGCCGTCGCTGTCGAGAAAATGTCCGCCGTGCTCCACCTCGTAGAAATCAGCATGAATGACTTGTGCTAATTCCTTGCTGAGCGCGGCTGGCACAATGTCATCATCCCTGGAGGCAATCACTGCGCGCCTTGGGGCTAGCGCTGCGGCCCCGCTGTAGTCGGTCTGCTCCTTCGTGAATTCGTCAAGCATGGGCAGGTCGGGCAGCGGCTTGGTGAAGCCGGATACGAGAACCAGACCGCCGAGCGGCTCCTGCGGCTTCGCGTTCAGCAGATACTTGAGCAGAGAGACACAGCCTAAGCTGTGAGCAACGAAATAGGTGTCTTGGTTCAGCACCGCGGCCTTACTGGAGAGATGCTTCAGCCATTCCTGGAGGTTAGGCGATAAGGGCGCCGGCATTTCCAGAATATCCGCCGTAATCCCGTCTGCCGCGAGCCGCTCCTGTAACCAGCGAAACCAATGATTCGCCGGAGTAGCCCCGTAACCATGAACAATATAAACATGCTTGCCGTTTGTCGGATCAGCCATATCGTAAGCTCCTTCCGTTAAGTAAATATTCCCAATCGCGTATATTATAGATTCTTCTATCCTGAATGCACAACCCCTAAATAGACCGCCCCTCTCTATGGAATGACGGTCTATTTGCATTCATTTATTCACTGGCTGATGGCTCGTCTGCACCGGTTCCGGCAAATCTGGCCAGCAGGAATACTCCAATCAGAACCACGACTATCCCCGACCAGAAGAACCAGAACGGAACGCCGAACCGGTCGGCTACAGGTCCCGCCAGGGCAAGCCCGATCGGGGAGGACAAGAGTCCAATGCTCGTGACAAAGGAAAGCACACGCCCCAAGAGCTCAGGCTCATAAGACTTCTGGATCATCGCCATGTAAGGGCCGTTGAACAAGGGGGCAGCGGCACCCATCAGGAAGGAGAGGACGGTAAAAGCAAGGAACGCCTCGCGCCCTACTATCCCGCTCAGGACACAGGTGAGCCCGATTACAACCAGACTCACACTCATATAGGTGGTGTCCTTCCACCTGGAAGCAAGCACCGACAGCAGCGCACCGCCAAGGATCATCCCGATCCCGAATACGGCCTCGATCAGGCTGGCGCTGTAACCGCCGCGTCCGAAATGGGACAGCGTCATCAAGGGAAACAGCATCGCCAGCGGCATGAAGACCACGCTGAAGACCGCCATGGCAACCGTTACTGTAACAATGGGCTTGTGCGACAGGAAGGCCCGCCAGCCGAGAATAAACTCCTTACGGAACGAGGGTGTTTCGACGCTTTCCGGCTTCGGCTGATGAATGTGAACGAACAGAAGCATAAGGTTAGCGATTAAAGCGCCAGCGACATCTAAGAGCAGCACGGCTCCCAGAGAAGTAGCCGAGTATACCGCTATTCCAAGCGCGGGTCCAAGTACGCTGGAAGCGGAGAAGATGAGCTGGTTCCAGCCTGCCACCCGGGTGAGCTGGTCCTCCGGCGCAATCAGAGGAATCGCAGCCTGGAACGAAGGGGCATGGAAGGACGAGGCTGCCGAACGAATCAGCAGGATGGCATATACGATCCATAAGCTCGGCTCCCCCCATAGATAATAAACACCCAGAGCCAGACTGGATAACGCGATGGCGCTGTCCGACACAATCATAGTGAGCTTACGGTTCCAGCGGTCGAGCCAGACGCCGATGAATGGGCCTAGTACGGCTTGCGGCAGGAACCCGGCCAGCCCGGCAAGCATCAGCACGGTAGCCGACCCTGTCGTCTCGGTGAGGTGCCAGATGATGGAGAACTGAACCATCGCAGATGTTAATATTGAGAAGATTTGTCCGCTGAAGATGAAGGCGAACGTCTTTTTCCATTGAGTAATCATAAGTTTCTTACCTCCCGAAATAAAGACAGACCCAAATCCGGAAGTGGACTTGGGTCTGCAACAATTACATGATGGGACAGTGCGAAACCGGGCATAGTGAAATAAGCCGTAGCGGATCGCAGCCGATGTCCTTAACGTAAATAGAAGCAGCTCAAAAAAGCCCACACTTGGTGAGAAATCAGCTTTTGTTGAACGTGCTTACCATATACGTGGAATCATCGGCTGCCATCCTCCTCGAATTTTATAGGTGGAGTTTAACATTGGAATGGTGAAGGTGTCAACAGGATAGCCCCCGGTTCAATGATCAATGGACCCGTCTTCTCGTAAACAGCCACCCGCCAGCTATGAAAACCAGATAAAGCAGCAGGTTGAATCCGGTGCCCAGCAGGAGAGAATCATTCAGCAGCAGGGTGCGGAAGAAGGAGGCCACGTGAACCCGGAGCTCCGGGATGGCTGTTCCCACCGGAATGGCGGCAACAACCAGTACAGACAGCAGCCAGCCAGCGGGGGTGAAGAACCCCGAAATCAGCATACACAGTAAAGCCATGGCCATCAGGTAAAAGGCTGTTTGATACAGAAAGGAACCGGCAAAGCCATAGTCGTTCCAATGAAAAGCGGAGATCAGATCAATGGCGTTATCATAATTGTGCAAAACATGGACCTGCAAGGCGAGCCATAGGGAGTTCAGCAAGGCGACGGCTGCCGCCCAGACGGCAAAAACGGTATGGATTCCCCTGTAATATTGCATCCGGCTGGCGCCCAAATGAACAATGCGTTTGTAATAGCTCAGCGGCAGGGTGATGGCGAACAACGGCAAGAGAAGAATAAGCATATTGCTCTCCGATAGACGGGAGACGCCCATCGTATCTGTCAGGAAGGTAATTATAAGTTCTGTCGTCCGGCCAAGCACAATAATCATCAGTACCAGCCAGATATATAATTTAAGCTGGCTGTAGGTTGCTTTAAGATGAACGGTCAAAGCACTCAATCTAGAGACCTCCCTCGATCAAATACAGGAATAGCTTTTGCAGACTCAGCGCCTCGACAGATATGTCCTGTTCACGGGCCAACCGTTTGTCCTTGTCACTCAGCCTCTCGTAAAGAGCGGCAAGCGTGCCTCTTCCGTAGTCCTCGCGGTAGATCACCCGTTTACCGGACGTATAAGAGGCTACAGCCTCTGAATTTCCCCGGATCAGATAAGCGGACTGGCGGCATTGCTCCATGTCGTCCTGAAGAAGGAGGGAGCCAGACTCCAGGATAATGACCCTCTCTGCGACCGGCGCGATCTCATCGATCAAATGCGTGGACACCAGAATCGTGCGCGGATGATTGGCGTAATCCTCCATAAGTGCCTTATAGAACCGTTCCCTCATCAACACATCAAGGCTTAGCACTGGCTCATCGTATAAGGTTATCTGCGCCCGGCTGGCCAGTCCGATTACATTCTGGATCAGCGACTGGTTACCGCTGGAGAGCTGCCGG
This region of Paenibacillus sp. FSL K6-1096 genomic DNA includes:
- a CDS encoding ABC transporter ATP-binding protein, which gives rise to MSIALACGRLTKSFGSAPALRALDLQLEEGVIYALLGRNGAGKTTLLNTIAGGIAADSGTIEVGGQRLRRGELPEDLCYVRDHFQHFGGMRVIEALKTAAAFYPRWDWSYARELLDLFLIDKNQKIRQLSSGNQSLIQNVIGLASRAQITLYDEPVLSLDVLMRERFYKALMEDYANHPRTILVSTHLIDEIAPVAERVIILESGSLLLQDDMEQCRQSAYLIRGNSEAVASYTSGKRVIYREDYGRGTLAALYERLSDKDKRLAREQDISVEALSLQKLFLYLIEGGL
- a CDS encoding leucine-rich repeat domain-containing protein; its protein translation is MAFIPLNCPNCSGRIEYKEGAILKCPYCQTELLLKQNNVYYVDQTINHYHGTPPPKTAPKPPVSISIPIRLVLVLLLVLGGAVGTYVYYSLSSPQQATKATQSVRTMPESEVLLTFLREILGKGSALPAEEEIASLRYLSVDYTDNDHWEFTYSFSDPFSDAQAEKLTYVTQDKKLNTQRIDQRDFEAFTGLTALDLNGTYEISQTDQTTFAHIPGLKSYGGAFNESFSTFSGYFGDKSKITELSTQLRSNQELALLLEFPNLSSLSITYADESVTDFHLLSKLPLKSLSLTYVNDLDWLSSMTGLSSLAIHYSEVTDLQPLYALTGLQELRLSYLTNVKSIDFVQNMPALQTLDIENLSFSSLERLAGKTSLTSLRLASLNQLGSVKAVNSLTSLREFTLSGYYEKPDALNLPGVKRVEIPTSFLSGLKAPAVTSLTLRGGSGEQSMAELGRFPELAELSLREIGDIIRLRALDSLSRLKTLSIYDSSLYSESDALFGLEQVNTLVCSECRLNFRQTAAAANSTLEHLTLDRPYFSINNDSVSEVDQIMPYFANLTALRSFTLQDNNLASLAFMSKWQAIEALHLENNAISDIEVLSKLPSLQQVFLAGNSVGNTSVLDAGVQVY
- a CDS encoding MFS transporter; protein product: MITQWKKTFAFIFSGQIFSILTSAMVQFSIIWHLTETTGSATVLMLAGLAGFLPQAVLGPFIGVWLDRWNRKLTMIVSDSAIALSSLALGVYYLWGEPSLWIVYAILLIRSAASSFHAPSFQAAIPLIAPEDQLTRVAGWNQLIFSASSVLGPALGIAVYSATSLGAVLLLDVAGALIANLMLLFVHIHQPKPESVETPSFRKEFILGWRAFLSHKPIVTVTVAMAVFSVVFMPLAMLFPLMTLSHFGRGGYSASLIEAVFGIGMILGGALLSVLASRWKDTTYMSVSLVVIGLTCVLSGIVGREAFLAFTVLSFLMGAAAPLFNGPYMAMIQKSYEPELLGRVLSFVTSIGLLSSPIGLALAGPVADRFGVPFWFFWSGIVVVLIGVFLLARFAGTGADEPSASE
- a CDS encoding alpha/beta hydrolase, yielding MADPTNGKHVYIVHGYGATPANHWFRWLQERLAADGITADILEMPAPLSPNLQEWLKHLSSKAAVLNQDTYFVAHSLGCVSLLKYLLNAKPQEPLGGLVLVSGFTKPLPDLPMLDEFTKEQTDYSGAAALAPRRAVIASRDDDIVPAALSKELAQVIHADFYEVEHGGHFLDSDGFTTLPIAYDVLRDMIVQTNE